One Palaemon carinicauda isolate YSFRI2023 chromosome 5, ASM3689809v2, whole genome shotgun sequence DNA window includes the following coding sequences:
- the LOC137640801 gene encoding transcription factor Adf-1-like: protein MWLEIPGQTHNTDNERVSVTMEWPREKIVQLIECYPTHAPYIHRFKRADAWHEIAENIQMERNEVDKKMMSLVTQFLRELKKCQEKKSGDIAEDAYKGQWFAFSIMLFLADKHKSHKTYDAGYQVRNCAY, encoded by the coding sequence ATGTGGTTGGAGATACCCGGACAGACACACAACACCGACAATGAGCGCGTGAGCGTGACCATGGAGTGGCCGAGAGAAAAGATTGTTCAGTTAATTGAATGTTATCCGACCCATGCACCATACATACACCGGTTCAAGAGGGCAGACGCCTGGCATGAAATAGCTGAAAATATTCAGATGGAGAGAAATGAAGTGGATAAGAAAATGATGAGCCTCGTGACACAGTTCCTAAGAGAACTGaaaaaatgtcaagaaaagaaGTCTGGTGATATAGCTGAAGACGCATATAAGGGTCAGTGGTTTGCGTTCAGCATCATGCTGTTTCTAGCTGACAAACACAAGTCACACAAGACCTATGACGCTGGATATCAAGTAAGAAACTGTGCATATTAG